A genomic segment from Bacteroidales bacterium encodes:
- a CDS encoding glycosyltransferase family 4 protein has product MKVLLFSTGFYEYMIELANAMSEHADVVLMLPSNRIDDIHLKSISPKVIFEPFELVDYKSIRDNSKMIFDIVKKINKHNSETIHIQHYGHHWFYLAYPFLLKYRIVNTVHDPKPHIGDMIVKRALVSEFFNKIFCSKYIVHGEVLKKEMILYRKIKADKIFVIPHGHLGLFKKWNKKTVKKEKKHIIFFGRIWKYKGLEYFIKAEPIVSKEIPDVKFVIAGKGEDFEKYEKMILNKNNFIIKNYRISNEETDELFNQCSICVLPYIEATQSGVAAIALAYGVPVIATNVGSLPEVIENGINGYIVETENETAIAEKIIELINNNNLYEAMSKNAISTVNNKLSWENISRQTLEVYKF; this is encoded by the coding sequence ATGAAAGTCCTTTTATTTTCTACCGGTTTTTATGAATACATGATTGAACTTGCAAATGCAATGTCGGAGCATGCTGATGTTGTATTGATGCTTCCTTCCAACAGAATTGATGATATTCATCTAAAATCTATATCACCTAAAGTAATTTTTGAACCTTTTGAATTGGTTGATTACAAAAGCATTCGTGATAATTCAAAAATGATTTTTGATATTGTAAAAAAAATAAATAAACACAATTCTGAAACTATTCACATTCAGCATTATGGTCATCACTGGTTTTATTTAGCATACCCTTTTCTTTTAAAATATAGAATTGTCAATACAGTTCACGACCCTAAGCCCCACATTGGCGACATGATTGTTAAAAGGGCGTTGGTTTCTGAATTTTTTAATAAAATATTTTGTTCTAAATATATCGTTCATGGCGAGGTGCTGAAAAAAGAAATGATTTTATATAGAAAAATTAAAGCAGATAAAATATTTGTTATTCCTCACGGACATTTAGGTTTATTTAAAAAGTGGAATAAAAAAACAGTTAAGAAAGAAAAAAAACATATTATTTTTTTTGGAAGAATATGGAAATACAAAGGCTTGGAATATTTTATAAAAGCCGAACCTATTGTTTCAAAAGAAATACCCGATGTTAAATTTGTTATTGCCGGAAAGGGCGAAGATTTTGAAAAATATGAAAAAATGATTTTAAATAAAAATAATTTTATAATAAAAAATTATCGTATTTCCAATGAAGAAACTGACGAACTTTTTAATCAGTGTTCCATTTGTGTTTTACCTTATATTGAAGCAACGCAAAGTGGAGTTGCTGCAATTGCACTGGCTTATGGGGTGCCTGTTATAGCAACTAATGTTGGTTCATTACCCGAAGTTATTGAGAATGGCATCAATGGTTATATTGTTGAAACGGAAAACGAAACAGCTATTGCAGAAAAAATAATTGAATTAATAAACAATAATAATTTGTATGAAGCAATGAGTAAAAACGCAATCAGTACTGTAAACAATAAACTTTCGTGGGAAAATATTTCTAGACAAACTCTTGAAGTATATAAATTTTAA
- a CDS encoding outer membrane beta-barrel protein yields MIKPKIFLILFCFPLLIYSQNFKGGILAGLSASQISGDKLYGFNKASPIIGGFTKLKFDENNSLEFDLYYIGKGSHKTIDTISFEFYTLKLRYVEALFLYRYHIKYFFIEGGISFAVLAYSSEEFEYGKYKPGVDRPAFNKFDYSYHVGLGYPVSKKLIFSARFSRSIAPVRGQDLSQSQARLDRLQFNSVTSFTLSYQFGK; encoded by the coding sequence ATGATTAAACCGAAAATATTCTTAATACTATTTTGTTTTCCCTTATTGATTTATTCACAAAATTTTAAAGGTGGAATACTTGCAGGGTTAAGTGCAAGCCAGATTTCAGGCGACAAGTTATATGGTTTTAATAAAGCGTCTCCAATAATCGGTGGGTTTACTAAATTAAAGTTTGATGAAAATAATTCTTTAGAGTTCGATTTGTATTATATTGGTAAAGGCAGCCACAAAACAATTGATACGATTAGTTTTGAGTTTTACACATTAAAACTAAGATATGTTGAAGCATTATTTTTATATCGTTATCATATAAAATACTTTTTTATTGAAGGTGGAATTTCTTTTGCAGTATTAGCATATTCAAGTGAGGAGTTTGAATACGGAAAATATAAACCGGGAGTTGACCGACCTGCATTTAATAAATTTGATTACAGCTATCATGTGGGTTTAGGTTATCCTGTAAGTAAAAAATTAATTTTTTCGGCAAGATTCTCAAGGTCAATAGCTCCTGTCCGCGGACAAGATTTGAGTCAAAGTCAAGCAAGGTTAGATCGTTTACAATTTAATTCCGTTACATCTTTTACTTTGAGTTATCAGTTTGGAAAATAG
- a CDS encoding class I SAM-dependent methyltransferase, which produces MKNINKWEPQRFRLDKKGKIIGPYIDKIIGYAYKNAIENFAKGKLTDLGCDIVPYYHFYKNLVTENICIDIRNDKNEISFLDFEADLNEPLNLESNSFDTILCSDVIEHIRKPYDLFSEITRVLKPDGHLIIGVPFLYCVHDSPHDYHRYTHFMLREFCRINNLEVIKLEAYGGIPEILFDLTYKAVNYYNFPMKKIICNILEGTGKLFYKIKPVRKFSDLSKPIFPMGYILVAKKI; this is translated from the coding sequence ATGAAAAACATTAATAAGTGGGAACCCCAAAGATTCAGATTGGATAAAAAAGGAAAAATTATTGGTCCGTACATTGATAAAATAATTGGTTATGCTTACAAAAATGCCATTGAAAATTTCGCTAAAGGAAAATTAACAGATTTAGGTTGTGATATTGTTCCTTATTATCATTTTTATAAAAATTTAGTAACTGAAAATATTTGCATAGATATTAGAAATGATAAAAACGAAATTTCATTTTTGGATTTTGAAGCCGATTTGAATGAACCTTTGAATCTTGAAAGTAATTCTTTTGATACAATTTTATGCAGCGATGTTATTGAACATATTCGCAAGCCTTATGATTTATTTTCAGAAATAACAAGGGTTTTAAAACCAGATGGACATTTAATTATAGGTGTTCCGTTTCTTTATTGTGTTCACGACAGTCCGCACGATTATCACAGATACACTCATTTTATGCTCAGGGAATTTTGCAGAATAAATAATCTTGAAGTAATAAAACTTGAAGCTTATGGCGGGATACCTGAAATATTATTTGATTTAACTTATAAAGCCGTTAATTATTACAACTTTCCCATGAAAAAAATAATTTGTAATATTCTTGAAGGTACAGGAAAACTTTTTTATAAAATAAAACCGGTAAGAAAATTTTCGGATTTATCTAAGCCCATATTTCCCATGGGATACATACTTGTTGCTAAAAAAATCTAA
- a CDS encoding RDD family protein — protein sequence MENQNLNPEIQPKYAGFWLRFVAIIIDGLIIGVVKLILIGPFIAMIGITSVCSLSCMKQGCYSSQCEIANLLGPIIGAALIANFITLVVGWLYFAFMESSAQQGTLGKMALNIKVTNLNGERINFGQATGRYFGKIVSGLILCIGYIMAGLTEKKQALHDIMANCLVVKK from the coding sequence ATGGAAAATCAAAATTTAAATCCCGAAATTCAGCCGAAATACGCAGGTTTCTGGCTGAGGTTTGTTGCAATTATTATTGACGGCTTGATAATTGGAGTGGTGAAATTGATTTTAATCGGTCCTTTTATAGCCATGATAGGTATTACTTCTGTATGTTCTTTGTCATGCATGAAACAAGGATGCTACTCCTCTCAATGTGAAATTGCCAACTTATTAGGACCAATTATTGGTGCTGCATTGATTGCAAATTTTATTACTTTGGTAGTAGGATGGTTGTATTTTGCATTCATGGAATCATCTGCACAACAAGGAACTCTTGGCAAGATGGCTCTGAACATAAAAGTTACTAATCTCAATGGTGAAAGAATAAATTTCGGACAGGCAACAGGTCGTTATTTTGGAAAAATTGTTTCGGGTTTGATTTTATGTATTGGTTATATTATGGCTGGACTTACCGAGAAAAAACAAGCACTTCACGATATTATGGCAAATTGTCTTGTTGTTAAAAAATAA
- a CDS encoding 4'-phosphopantetheinyl transferase superfamily protein, translating into MGILLKKNIDNYTYIGVWDIQENIDELLLKINLTSYEKEIYNSFKHDLRKLHWLSARAIIKELLPEENIEIIYAPNDKPFTKNKKYNISISHSHKKAAVIISKNNHVGIDIEKMQHKIEKLKEKFLCEEELKNIGNKNISEKLYVCWGAKESLFKLYGKGNIIFAENFFVETFEYKSKGEITGYIKLNNLKNKYKIFYEAVDEYMLVYVIE; encoded by the coding sequence ATGGGTATTTTGCTTAAAAAAAATATTGACAATTATACTTATATCGGTGTTTGGGATATTCAGGAAAACATTGATGAATTGTTATTGAAAATTAATTTAACCTCTTACGAAAAAGAAATTTACAATTCTTTCAAACATGATTTACGAAAATTACATTGGCTAAGTGCAAGAGCTATTATAAAAGAATTACTTCCGGAGGAAAACATTGAAATTATTTATGCTCCAAATGACAAACCGTTTACAAAAAATAAAAAATACAATATTTCCATTTCGCATTCACACAAAAAAGCTGCTGTAATAATAAGTAAAAATAATCATGTGGGAATTGACATTGAAAAGATGCAGCATAAAATTGAAAAGTTAAAAGAGAAATTTTTATGTGAAGAGGAATTAAAAAATATTGGAAATAAAAATATTTCCGAAAAACTCTATGTTTGTTGGGGAGCAAAGGAATCACTTTTTAAATTATATGGAAAAGGAAACATTATTTTTGCCGAAAATTTTTTTGTTGAAACATTCGAATATAAATCAAAAGGAGAAATAACAGGGTATATCAAATTAAATAATTTGAAAAATAAATACAAAATATTTTACGAAGCTGTTGATGAATACATGCTTGTTTATGTTATAGAATAA
- a CDS encoding thymidylate synthase — MRQYLDALKHVLDNGVKKEDRTGTGTYSVFGYQMRFALQNGFPLLTTKKLHLKSIIHELLWFLKGDTNIKYLNVHNVSIWNEWADEKGELGPVYGHQWRSWDTPDGSIDQISRIIKQIKNNPDSRRIIVSAWNVGQIEKMALPPCHVLFQFYVANNKLSCQLYQRSADLFIGVPFNIASYSLLTMMIAQACNLEYGEYIHTLGDMHLYANHVEQSKLQLTRTPKKLPLMNINPEIKDIFSFKFEDFTLENYDPHPHIKADIAV; from the coding sequence ATGAGGCAATATCTTGATGCATTAAAACACGTTCTTGACAACGGAGTAAAAAAAGAAGACCGCACCGGAACAGGTACATATAGTGTTTTCGGCTATCAGATGAGATTTGCTCTTCAGAATGGATTTCCACTGCTTACTACAAAAAAACTTCATCTGAAATCAATAATTCACGAATTACTTTGGTTTTTAAAAGGTGATACAAACATTAAATATTTGAATGTTCATAATGTTTCGATATGGAATGAGTGGGCTGATGAAAAAGGCGAATTAGGTCCCGTATATGGACATCAGTGGCGTTCATGGGATACTCCAGATGGAAGTATTGACCAGATTTCACGGATTATAAAACAAATAAAAAATAATCCCGATTCGAGAAGAATTATTGTGAGTGCATGGAATGTCGGGCAAATTGAGAAGATGGCTTTACCTCCATGTCATGTACTTTTTCAGTTTTATGTTGCAAACAATAAACTTTCATGCCAGCTATATCAAAGAAGTGCAGATTTATTTATCGGCGTGCCTTTTAATATTGCTTCGTATTCGCTACTCACAATGATGATTGCTCAGGCATGTAATCTTGAATACGGGGAGTATATACACACATTAGGCGATATGCACTTATATGCAAATCACGTAGAACAATCGAAACTTCAGTTGACACGTACTCCCAAAAAATTACCATTAATGAACATCAATCCTGAAATAAAAGATATTTTTTCTTTTAAATTTGAGGATTTTACTCTAGAAAATTACGACCCGCATCCACATATTAAAGCTGATATTGCAGTATAA
- a CDS encoding sodium-translocating pyrophosphatase, which yields MKKKILFTSFIISLFSPVLCFASDADLKIPELNPDQNTLLMFGFIICFLGLAFGLYQFLRVKKLRAHQSMLDVSNTIFETCKTYLLQQGKFLIYLFIFIAVCISFYFGFLQEKGVGGVLLILGWTVIGILGSYGVAWFGIRMNTLANSRMAFASLERKPLKLLTIPLNSGMSIGVMLICVELIMMLIILLFVPRELAGASFIGFAIGESLGASALRIAGGIFTKIADIGSDLMKVVFKIGEDDPRNPGVIADCTGDNAGDSVGPTADGFETYGVTGVALISFIVLAITGIEFQKELLTWIFVMRILMIITSIVSFWLNGFLSKARYSNKDDIDFEKPLTNLVWITSIMSIIVTFIASYFLIGPDTSIGAQDGNLWLVLSTIISCGTIGGALIPEFTKIFTSPKSAHVNEVVTASREGGASLTILSGLVAGNFSAFWQGMVFFLLMFVAYFASTFGLDQYMIYPSIFAFGLVAFGLLGMGPVTIAVDSYGPVTDNAQSVYELSLIEQNPNASQEIEKEFGFKPDFEKAKHFLEANDGAGNTFKATAKPVLIGTAVVGATTMIFSLILVIKNVLGIEPETILNVLNPWTILGFLCGGAVIYWFTGASIQAVTTGAYRAVEYIKKNINLDADADKKASTEKSKEVVKICTQYAQNGMWNIFPAIFSFALAFAFISGYEADNPEPKIAFAAASFFVSYLISIAVFGLFQAIFMANAGGCWDNAKKVVEVDLKEKGTALHDATVIGDTVGDPFKDTSSVALNPIIKFTTLFGLLAMEIAISPNFRPVAPYVGIVFLIIALYFVWRSFYKMRIIKTE from the coding sequence ATGAAAAAGAAAATTTTGTTTACAAGTTTTATAATTAGCTTGTTTAGTCCAGTTTTATGTTTTGCCAGTGATGCCGATTTAAAAATTCCGGAACTGAATCCCGACCAAAACACATTGTTGATGTTCGGGTTCATTATATGTTTTCTGGGATTAGCATTCGGGTTGTATCAATTTTTAAGGGTAAAAAAACTCAGAGCACATCAATCAATGCTTGATGTTTCAAATACTATTTTTGAAACATGTAAAACATATTTACTGCAGCAAGGAAAATTTTTAATTTATCTTTTTATATTTATAGCGGTATGTATTAGTTTTTATTTTGGTTTTCTACAAGAAAAAGGAGTTGGAGGAGTACTTTTAATTCTCGGCTGGACAGTTATCGGCATTCTTGGTTCTTATGGCGTGGCATGGTTCGGAATAAGAATGAATACTCTTGCCAACAGCCGAATGGCTTTTGCTTCTCTTGAAAGAAAACCTTTAAAACTGCTTACTATTCCTTTAAACTCAGGTATGAGCATTGGTGTAATGCTTATATGTGTAGAATTAATAATGATGCTTATTATTTTATTGTTTGTACCACGAGAACTTGCAGGAGCGAGCTTTATTGGTTTTGCAATAGGTGAATCTCTTGGAGCAAGTGCATTAAGAATTGCCGGTGGTATTTTCACAAAAATTGCCGACATAGGTTCAGATTTAATGAAAGTTGTTTTTAAAATTGGTGAAGACGACCCTCGTAATCCCGGTGTTATTGCAGATTGCACAGGTGATAATGCAGGCGACAGCGTTGGACCTACTGCTGACGGTTTCGAAACTTATGGTGTTACAGGTGTTGCTCTTATTTCTTTTATTGTTCTTGCAATTACAGGTATTGAATTTCAGAAAGAACTTCTCACTTGGATATTTGTAATGCGTATTCTTATGATTATTACTTCCATTGTTTCTTTCTGGCTCAATGGATTTTTGAGCAAAGCAAGATACAGCAATAAAGATGATATTGACTTTGAAAAACCTCTTACAAATCTGGTTTGGATAACTTCAATAATGTCAATCATAGTTACATTTATTGCAAGCTATTTTTTAATTGGTCCCGATACATCAATAGGTGCGCAGGACGGAAATCTATGGCTCGTTCTTTCAACAATTATAAGTTGTGGTACAATTGGCGGAGCTCTTATTCCTGAGTTCACAAAAATATTCACAAGTCCAAAATCAGCTCATGTTAATGAAGTTGTAACTGCATCAAGAGAAGGCGGTGCATCACTTACGATATTATCGGGTTTGGTTGCAGGCAATTTCAGCGCTTTCTGGCAGGGCATGGTGTTTTTCTTGTTAATGTTTGTAGCTTATTTTGCAAGTACTTTCGGTTTAGACCAATACATGATATATCCTTCAATCTTTGCATTCGGCTTGGTTGCATTCGGTTTGCTCGGCATGGGTCCTGTTACTATTGCGGTTGACAGCTATGGTCCTGTTACCGACAATGCTCAATCGGTTTATGAACTTTCATTAATCGAACAAAATCCAAATGCATCGCAGGAAATAGAAAAAGAGTTTGGTTTTAAACCCGATTTTGAAAAAGCAAAACATTTTCTTGAAGCAAACGATGGTGCAGGAAATACTTTTAAAGCAACTGCAAAACCAGTATTAATAGGAACTGCTGTGGTTGGTGCAACAACGATGATTTTTTCTCTGATTCTCGTTATTAAAAATGTTCTTGGCATTGAACCCGAAACTATTCTTAATGTTTTAAATCCATGGACAATACTTGGTTTTCTTTGTGGCGGTGCTGTTATTTACTGGTTTACCGGTGCATCAATACAGGCAGTAACAACCGGTGCTTATCGTGCAGTTGAATACATCAAGAAAAATATAAATCTTGATGCAGATGCTGATAAAAAAGCTTCTACAGAAAAATCAAAAGAAGTTGTAAAAATTTGTACTCAATATGCTCAAAATGGAATGTGGAATATATTTCCTGCAATTTTTTCTTTTGCTTTAGCATTTGCATTTATATCAGGATATGAAGCTGATAATCCCGAACCAAAAATTGCATTTGCTGCTGCTTCATTCTTTGTGAGCTATCTGATTTCAATTGCTGTATTTGGTTTGTTCCAGGCAATATTTATGGCAAATGCCGGTGGCTGCTGGGATAATGCTAAAAAAGTTGTTGAAGTTGATTTAAAAGAAAAAGGTACGGCATTACATGACGCAACTGTAATAGGCGATACAGTGGGCGACCCATTTAAAGATACTTCATCGGTTGCTTTAAATCCTATTATTAAATTTACAACTTTATTTGGTTTACTTGCAATGGAAATAGCTATTTCTCCTAATTTCAGACCAGTTGCTCCGTATGTAGGAATTGTATTTTTAATTATAGCATTATACTTTGTTTGGCGTTCGTTTTATAAAATGAGAATTATAAAAACCGAATAA
- a CDS encoding bifunctional nuclease family protein: MDKIKLDIIGISYSQTQTGAYALILGEAEGKRRLPIIIGGFEAQAIAIELEKMKPTRPLTHDLFKSFSTEFNINITEVVIYKFINGIFYSKLICESPDKITELDSRTSDAVAIAVRFNCPIYTFENILEATGIILDETTEQEEKSAEKAEIKEIKETVPEKEKEKEKPSEFASYTVKELDEMLMSAIDEELYEKASRIRDEINKRKERKKKK, encoded by the coding sequence ATGGATAAGATTAAGCTTGATATAATAGGAATATCATACAGTCAGACACAAACCGGAGCGTATGCTCTTATTCTCGGTGAAGCCGAAGGCAAAAGAAGATTGCCGATAATAATTGGGGGATTTGAAGCACAGGCAATTGCTATTGAACTTGAAAAAATGAAACCCACACGACCTTTGACACATGACTTATTTAAAAGCTTTTCAACTGAATTTAATATCAATATTACCGAAGTTGTTATATACAAATTTATTAACGGTATTTTTTACTCCAAACTTATTTGTGAAAGCCCCGATAAAATAACTGAATTAGATTCACGCACTTCCGATGCTGTTGCTATTGCCGTTAGATTCAATTGCCCGATTTATACATTTGAAAACATACTCGAAGCAACAGGAATTATTTTGGATGAAACAACTGAACAGGAAGAAAAATCAGCAGAAAAAGCTGAAATAAAAGAAATAAAAGAGACAGTACCCGAAAAAGAAAAGGAAAAGGAAAAACCCAGTGAATTTGCATCATATACTGTTAAAGAACTTGATGAAATGCTGATGTCTGCTATTGATGAGGAACTATATGAAAAGGCATCAAGAATAAGAGATGAAATAAATAAAAGAAAAGAAAGAAAAAAGAAGAAATAG
- the ahcY gene encoding adenosylhomocysteinase: protein METTATDTQMKYKVRDISLADFGRKEIDIAEKEMPGLMSLRKKYSASKPLKDARVSGSLHMTIQTAVLIETLVELGADVRWASCNIFSTQDHAAAAIAKTGVPVFAWKGETLEEYWWCTNQALSFPGGKGPNLIVDDGGDATMLIHIGYQAENDAKVLDRKAGSTEEAVILQTLKTILKEDNQKWHRAVAELKGVSEETTTGVHRLYQMLEKGELLVPAINVNDSVTKSKFDNLYGCRESLADGIKRATDVMLAGKVIVVCGYGDVGKGCSRSMKSYGARVIVTEIDPICALQAAMEGFEVTTIEDALAEGDIYVTTTGNKDVITIDHIVKMKDQAIVCNIGHFDNEIQVEKLFNYPEIKHLNIKPQVDKYIFPDGHAIFLLAEGRLVNLGCATGHPSFVMSNSFTNQTIAQLDLWKNKYKIGVYRLPKELDEEVARLHLERIGVKLTKLTKEQADYIGVNPDGPYKAEHYRY from the coding sequence ATGGAAACAACTGCGACAGACACACAAATGAAATACAAAGTGAGAGACATATCACTTGCCGATTTTGGCAGAAAAGAAATTGATATTGCCGAAAAAGAAATGCCCGGCTTAATGTCACTCCGAAAAAAATATTCTGCTTCAAAACCTTTGAAAGATGCCAGAGTTTCGGGTTCATTACACATGACAATTCAAACTGCTGTTTTGATTGAAACCCTTGTTGAACTTGGAGCTGATGTAAGGTGGGCAAGCTGTAATATATTTTCGACACAAGACCATGCTGCTGCCGCAATTGCTAAAACCGGAGTTCCTGTGTTTGCGTGGAAAGGCGAAACTCTTGAAGAATACTGGTGGTGCACAAATCAGGCATTATCATTTCCCGGCGGCAAAGGACCAAATTTAATTGTTGACGACGGCGGTGATGCAACAATGCTTATTCATATCGGCTATCAGGCAGAAAATGATGCAAAAGTTCTTGACAGAAAAGCCGGAAGCACCGAAGAAGCTGTGATTTTGCAAACGCTGAAAACTATTTTAAAAGAAGACAACCAGAAATGGCATCGTGCAGTTGCCGAATTAAAAGGTGTTTCCGAAGAAACAACAACAGGCGTTCATCGTTTGTATCAAATGCTCGAAAAAGGCGAACTTCTTGTTCCGGCAATAAACGTTAATGATTCCGTTACAAAATCAAAATTTGATAATTTATATGGATGCAGGGAATCATTGGCTGATGGAATAAAGCGAGCTACTGATGTGATGCTCGCAGGAAAAGTTATTGTTGTTTGCGGATACGGCGATGTTGGCAAAGGTTGCTCGCGTTCAATGAAAAGTTATGGCGCAAGAGTTATTGTTACCGAAATTGACCCCATTTGTGCATTGCAGGCAGCAATGGAGGGCTTTGAAGTTACTACAATTGAAGATGCTTTAGCAGAAGGTGATATTTATGTTACAACTACAGGAAATAAGGATGTTATTACAATTGACCATATAGTAAAAATGAAAGACCAGGCAATAGTTTGTAATATCGGACATTTCGATAATGAAATACAGGTTGAAAAATTATTTAATTATCCCGAAATAAAACATTTAAACATCAAACCGCAGGTTGACAAATATATATTTCCCGATGGACATGCAATTTTCTTGCTTGCTGAGGGACGTCTTGTAAATCTTGGCTGTGCAACAGGTCATCCTTCATTTGTAATGAGCAATTCTTTCACAAATCAAACTATTGCCCAACTCGATTTGTGGAAAAATAAATACAAAATCGGAGTTTATAGATTACCTAAAGAGCTTGATGAGGAAGTTGCACGACTGCATCTCGAAAGAATAGGCGTAAAACTCACTAAACTTACAAAAGAACAAGCCGATTATATTGGAGTAAATCCCGATGGTCCTTATAAAGCTGAACATTACAGATACTAA
- a CDS encoding Zn-dependent hydrolase, translating to MKKLILSALTFAMFSFFINCKNCKKPNEQSEISKNMENKIKELITVKLTTDLTKLTSKEKQMLPILIEISKIMDDIFWVETLGDKEKFFNGISDSLTKKFAEINYGPWERLDGDKPFVSSFGKKPLGANFYPTDMTKEEFEKLKDKNKTSQYTLLKRNDDKSLKVVWYHEAFKEKIEKAASLLKEATKLAEDEGFKKYLNMRAEALLTDNYQPSDMAWLDMKNNMIDFVVGPIETYEDGIFGYKASHEAMILIKDKDWSKKLDKYIATLPELQKQLPVDEKYKAEKPGTNSDLNAYDVIYYAGNANSGGKTIAINLPNDEQVQLKKGSRRLQLKNTMKAKFDNILVPISGVLIDESQKKYIKFDAFFNNVMFHEVAHGIGIKQTINGKGSVREAMQNTASAFEEGKADILGLFIVTKLIEKGIVTDCTTEENYVTFMAGLIRSVRFGASDAHGKANMMCFNYFENMGAFKRSGNGTYKVDFEKMKLAMNSWSKEILEIQGNGYKEKALKYLNESGIIKPELQKDIERLKNANIPKDIVFEQGKEVLGL from the coding sequence ATGAAAAAACTTATTTTATCTGCACTAACTTTTGCAATGTTTTCTTTTTTTATCAACTGCAAAAATTGTAAAAAACCCAATGAACAATCGGAAATATCAAAAAATATGGAAAACAAAATAAAAGAGCTTATAACGGTTAAACTTACAACTGACCTTACAAAGCTCACATCAAAAGAAAAGCAAATGCTTCCGATTCTTATTGAGATTTCAAAAATCATGGATGATATTTTCTGGGTTGAAACTTTAGGTGATAAAGAAAAATTCTTCAATGGCATATCCGACAGTTTGACAAAAAAGTTTGCAGAAATAAATTATGGTCCATGGGAACGACTTGATGGTGACAAACCATTCGTTTCTTCTTTTGGCAAAAAACCACTCGGAGCAAATTTTTATCCAACCGATATGACAAAAGAAGAATTTGAAAAACTTAAAGATAAAAATAAAACAAGCCAGTACACATTGCTGAAACGAAATGATGACAAGTCATTGAAAGTAGTTTGGTATCACGAAGCATTCAAGGAAAAAATCGAAAAGGCAGCATCTTTACTTAAAGAAGCAACAAAACTTGCAGAAGATGAAGGATTTAAAAAATATTTGAATATGCGCGCTGAAGCATTGCTCACAGATAACTATCAGCCAAGCGATATGGCATGGCTCGATATGAAAAACAATATGATTGATTTTGTTGTTGGACCAATTGAAACTTACGAGGATGGAATATTCGGCTATAAGGCATCACATGAAGCTATGATTTTAATTAAAGATAAAGATTGGAGTAAAAAACTTGATAAGTATATTGCAACACTACCTGAACTTCAGAAACAACTTCCTGTTGATGAAAAATATAAAGCCGAAAAACCGGGTACAAATTCCGATTTGAATGCTTATGATGTTATATATTATGCGGGAAATGCTAATTCCGGTGGAAAAACAATTGCAATTAATTTACCTAACGATGAACAGGTTCAATTGAAAAAGGGCTCAAGAAGATTACAGTTGAAAAATACAATGAAAGCAAAATTTGACAATATACTTGTTCCTATTTCCGGTGTCTTGATTGATGAATCACAAAAAAAATACATCAAGTTCGATGCTTTTTTTAATAATGTTATGTTTCATGAAGTTGCTCATGGCATCGGAATTAAACAAACGATTAACGGAAAAGGCAGCGTGAGAGAAGCAATGCAGAATACTGCATCGGCATTTGAAGAAGGTAAAGCTGATATTCTTGGATTATTTATTGTAACAAAACTTATTGAAAAAGGAATTGTTACAGATTGTACTACCGAAGAAAATTATGTAACTTTCATGGCAGGACTAATCCGTTCGGTTCGCTTTGGAGCTTCTGATGCTCACGGAAAAGCAAACATGATGTGCTTTAATTATTTTGAAAACATGGGTGCTTTCAAACGAAGCGGCAACGGAACTTATAAAGTTGATTTTGAAAAAATGAAACTTGCAATGAATTCATGGTCAAAGGAAATTCTGGAAATTCAAGGTAATGGTTATAAAGAAAAAGCATTGAAATATTTGAATGAAAGCGGAATAATAAAACCCGAACTGCAGAAAGACATTGAACGACTTAAAAATGCTAACATTCCTAAAGATATTGTTTTTGAACAGGGAAAGGAAGTTTTGGGATTGTAA